The Brevinematia bacterium genomic sequence GAAGCTTAGTATGGAGTGAAGTTTGTGGTTGATGAGTGCTATCTAGAAACAGAGAGAGTGAGTGAACAAGAAGTTGAATCTTATCTACTCACTTAGTGAGGATTGGAATTTGTTAAAGGTTGTGAAATAAGTTTTAATCTAAGTGATTGTTTATTTAAAATGAATTAGAATTGGAGGTGGTGAAGGTATGGCTAAGGATCCCAATGTAAAAGATAGGAGTAGAGGCAAAGGGTTAGGGGTAAAGCTTTACGATGGACAATTTGCAAGGGCAGGAAACATAATACTTAGACAGACAGGAAATAAAGTGTATCCTGGCAATAATGTTGGGCAAGGAAGGGATTTTACTCTTTTTGCCTTAAAGGATGGGATAGTGGAGTTTTATGAAAGGAAGGGGAGGAAGTATGTTTGTGTTAAAGAATTATCTGTTGACTGAGGGGTGATAGGATGCTTAGTAGGGAGAAATTGGAAGAGTTGAAAAATAGATTGTCTAAGGAGAAGTTACAGATTCTTTCGGATATCTTTGGTGAGGAGATGGCGATGAGATATTTTGCAAGTAATATTGAGGGAGATATTGTGGATAAGGCTAGTGATTTTTACGAGTCACAACTCCTGGCAAGCTTAACGGGTATCCAGAGGGAGATAATAGATAAGATTAATGATGCTTTAAGAAGGATAGAAGATGGCACTTATGGAAAGTGTAAATTGTGTGGGGCTGAGATAGAAATTGAGAGGTTGGAGGCGCTTCCTTATACAGATATCTGCTCAGCTTGTGCTAAAAAACAGGTTAGAAGGTAAACTTTTATGGTAAATGGGCTTACCATTACTGAGGTTGTTGAGGGGATAAGGAGTGGAAAGTTTTCTTGTTCTGAGTTGGTGGAAGAATACATAAGAAAGATAGAAGAGGATAGGAAATCTGAACTACCAATAAATGCTTTCATAAGTGTATGTAAGGACGAAGCTATTAGGACTGCTAGATATATTGATGATAATAGAAATAAGATTAGTGGGAAGATTATAGGGGTTCCGATTGCGATAAAAGATAACATAAATGTTGAAGGGCAACCTAGCACGTGTGGGTCTAAGATTTTGGAAGGTTTTGTTGCTGTTGAGGATGCTACCGTAGTTACTAAGATAAAAAGTGAGGGTGGTGTAATAATAGGTAAAACGAATATGGATGAGTTTGCAATGGGTTCATCCAATGAAACCTCACACTACGGTGTAGTTAGAAATCCTTATGATAAAAGTAGAGTGCCTGGAGGATCATCTGGAGGTTCTGCTGCAAGTGTTTCTGCCGATCTGTGTGTTGCTTCTCTTGGTTCTGATACTGGTGGCTCAATAAGACAGCCGTCTGCGTTCTGCGGAGTTGTTGGATTAAAGCCAACCTATGGGCTTGTTTCTAGATACGGACTTATTGCTTTCGGATCTTCTCTTGATCAGATAGGTCCTATTACTAAGACCGTAGAGGATGCTGCTATACTTTTGGAAGTCATAGCTGGATATGACCCCAAAGATTCTACTTCTGTGAAAGTTGAGAACACAAGGTTTTCAGAAAACTTGAAGGAGAGGATAGATCCATTCTCAGTAAAGATAGGTATACCTGAAGAGTATTTTTCTGGAGATATTCAGAAAGAGATTCTTGAAGGGATAGAAAGTGTAGTAAAAGCTCTTTCGGGAAAAGGTGTGAGTGTTAAGAATGTTTCCCTTCCGAGGACAAAATATGCAATTCCAACTTACTATATAGTTGCTCCCGCGGAAGCAAGCTCTAACTTAGCAAGGTTTGATGGAGTAAGGTATGGGTTTAGAGCCCAGGCTAAGTCACTTAATGAGATGTATCGTAGTACCAAGACTCTAGGTTTTGGTAGAGAAGTCAAAAGGAGGATAATGCTTGGCAATTATGTATTGTCGGCGGGATATTACGATGCATACTATCTCAAAGCGCTAAAAGTCAGAACTTTGCTTAAGGAGGATTTTAGTAAAGCTTTTAGTGAAGTTGATTTTATAATCACACCAACAACACCTACAACGGCTTTTAGGATAGGAGAAAAAATATCAAATCCTATAGAAATGTATCTTTCCGATATATTCACCGTTACTGTAAACTTAGTTGGCACTTGTGCAATCTCTTTACCTATAGGAAAAGACTCAAATGGTTTACCTATTGGGATGCAAATAATAGCTAGACCTTTTCACGACAGTAATTTACTAAGGTTTGCGTATTTTGTTGAGAAACTTGTGCTTAGCTAGTTTTTTGTAGAGATCCTCATCATTTCTTTCTCGTTGTCTTTGTCATCTTCTGCTTTTTTTCTGGATTTGAAACTTTTAGCTTTTTGTGTTTCTTCTTCTTCTTGTGAGACTATTTTTATCTCTATTTCTAGATTTTCACCTTCTACACCTTTGCATATTGCTTGAATCTTTTTGTTTTCTTTTGATATTGCCGAAATGTCAATGCCTTTCTCAATTATTTTTTGTGCCACTACATCCTCTATGTATTTTCTAATGGTTTTCCTCAGAGGTCTTGCTCCCATCTTTGGATCAAATCCCTTTTCGGCTATAAACTCCCTAACAT encodes the following:
- a CDS encoding 50S ribosomal protein L27 gives rise to the protein MAKDPNVKDRSRGKGLGVKLYDGQFARAGNIILRQTGNKVYPGNNVGQGRDFTLFALKDGIVEFYERKGRKYVCVKELSVD
- a CDS encoding TraR/DksA C4-type zinc finger protein translates to MLSREKLEELKNRLSKEKLQILSDIFGEEMAMRYFASNIEGDIVDKASDFYESQLLASLTGIQREIIDKINDALRRIEDGTYGKCKLCGAEIEIERLEALPYTDICSACAKKQVRR
- the gatA gene encoding Asp-tRNA(Asn)/Glu-tRNA(Gln) amidotransferase subunit GatA; this translates as MVNGLTITEVVEGIRSGKFSCSELVEEYIRKIEEDRKSELPINAFISVCKDEAIRTARYIDDNRNKISGKIIGVPIAIKDNINVEGQPSTCGSKILEGFVAVEDATVVTKIKSEGGVIIGKTNMDEFAMGSSNETSHYGVVRNPYDKSRVPGGSSGGSAASVSADLCVASLGSDTGGSIRQPSAFCGVVGLKPTYGLVSRYGLIAFGSSLDQIGPITKTVEDAAILLEVIAGYDPKDSTSVKVENTRFSENLKERIDPFSVKIGIPEEYFSGDIQKEILEGIESVVKALSGKGVSVKNVSLPRTKYAIPTYYIVAPAEASSNLARFDGVRYGFRAQAKSLNEMYRSTKTLGFGREVKRRIMLGNYVLSAGYYDAYYLKALKVRTLLKEDFSKAFSEVDFIITPTTPTTAFRIGEKISNPIEMYLSDIFTVTVNLVGTCAISLPIGKDSNGLPIGMQIIARPFHDSNLLRFAYFVEKLVLS